A single region of the Gasterosteus aculeatus chromosome 1, fGasAcu3.hap1.1, whole genome shotgun sequence genome encodes:
- the LOC120825056 gene encoding claudin-34-like, with the protein MTHTAGAQLWALGLSCVGWSLGAVALGLVQWRVWLVSDSEVIGSGRAWVGLWRACFDSHTHVTPGSGVMHCRYVGLAEAFTPPEMAAGQVLMLLSLLTGLAGNAGAVYSVKNLHFGMEKTSRTRAAFFATGGLCLSAAVMSLTPLLWNLSSVVSNQTIRFPPEFKMPPAPDSQQVGSAIWVGMVGAALMVVSGISFCAYRSPVDRRGGGARDNRTFESHEQL; encoded by the coding sequence ATGACTCACACCGCCGGCGCCCAGCTGTGGGCCCTGGGGCTGAGCTGCGTGGGCTGGTCGCTCGGCGCCGTGGCGCTGGGCCTCGTCCAGTGGAGAGTCTGGCTGGTTTCCGACAGCGAGGTCATCGGCTCCGGGCGGGCCTGGGTGGGCCTCTGGCGCGCCTGCTTCGACAGCCACACCCACGTGACCCCCGGCTCCGGGGTCATGCACTGCAGGTACGTCGGCCTGGCGGAGGCCTTCACGCCGCCCGAGATGGCGGCCGGTCAGGTGCTCATGCTCCTGTCCCTGCTGACGGGGCTCGCGGGGAACGCAGGCGCCGTGTACTCTGTGAAGAACCTTCACTTTGGGATGGAGAAGACCTCCCGCACGCGAGCGGCCTTCTTCGCCACCGGCGGCCTGTGCCTGTCGGCCGCCGTGATGTCGCTCACGCCGCTCCTGTGGAACCTGAGCTCAGTGGTGAGCAATCAGACCATCCGGTTCCCCCCCGAGTTTAAAATGCCCCCGGCTCCGGACTCTCAGCAGGTGGGGAGCGCCATCTGGGTCGGGATGGTGGGGGCGGCCCTCATGGTGGTCTCTGGGATCAGCTTCTGTGCGTACAGGTCCCCGGTGGAccgccgggggggcggggctagaGATAACCGGACGTTTGAGTCCCACGAACAGCTGTGA
- the sumo1 gene encoding small ubiquitin-related modifier 1, whose translation MSDTETKPSSQDGGDKKDGEYIKLKVIGQDSSEIHFKVKMTTHLKKLKESYSQRQGVPASTLRFLFEGQRIADNQTPKELGMEDEDVIEVYQEQTGGLWND comes from the exons ATGTCCGATACG gagACAAAACCGTCCAGCCAAGACGGGGGGGACAAGAAGGATGGAGAGTACATCAAATTAAAAGTGATTGGTCAG GACAGCAGCGAAATCCACTTTAAGGTTAAAATGACGACACAtctgaagaagctgaaggagtctTACAGCCAGCGACAG GGTGTTCCAGCCAGCACGCTACGGTTTCTGTTTGAAGGACAGAGAATCGCAGACAACCAAACTCCAAAAGAG CTGGGgatggaggacgaggacgtCATCGAGGTCTATCAAGAACAGACGGGTGGACTTTGGAACGATTAA
- the map3k2 gene encoding mitogen-activated protein kinase kinase kinase 2 isoform X1 → MTGFTVWLLLFQEKGIPLMGESSFLASRVNCRAMMMDEQEALNSIMQDLAELHRSSRPSMFLSDLGKPKASSPKNQNDVRVKFEFKGEKRILQFPRPVKLDDLKGKAKVAFGQTMDLHYTNNELVIPLTTQDDLDKAVELLDRSVHMKSLKILLVLQISSQNMDLLPSHEELDNTGFRVADKKTMQALIGSHSTDRSSPPPGYIPDALQQVARNGSFTSINSEGEFIPESMDQMLDPLSMSSPENSASGSCPSLDSPLDSDYPKSRMPRAQSYPDNHQEFPEYDLPVFEKSGKGGTYPRRYGVPFGLQDYSDGRKTFPRARRTQVHGFRSPVSFSPTEQSPSASSGSSVFTPDLEEGPGPGRRPRRGSDIEPNPTLSVMDISPPSRSPRAPTNWRLGKLLGQGAFGRVFLCYDADTGRELAVKQVQFDPESPETSKEVSALECEIQLLRNLCHERIVQYYGCLRDTMERTLSIFMEYMPGGSIKDQLKSYGALTENVTRRYTRQILEGVSYLHSNMIVHRDIKGANILRDSVGNVKLGDFGASRRLQTICLSGTGIMSVTGTPYWMSPEVISGEGYGRKADIWSVGCTVVEMLTQRPPWAEFEAMAAIFKIATQPTNPVLPAHVSDHSRDFLKRIFVETKQRPSADELLRHIFVH, encoded by the exons ATGACAGGATTCACGGTGTGGCTTTTGCTGTTTCAGGAGAAAGGGATCCCTTTGATGGGAGAATCCTCTTTCCTGGCCTCCCGGGTCAATTGCCGTGCCATGATGATGG ATGAGCAGGAGGCGCTGAACTCGATCATGCAGGACTTGGCCGAACTGCACCGCTCCAGCCGTCCTTCCATGTTCCTGTCGGACCTCGGCAAACCCAAAGCCTCCTCGCCCAAGAACCAG AACGATGTGAGGGTGAAGTTCGAGttcaaaggagagaagag GATCTTGCAGTTCCCTCGGCCCGTCAAGCTAGACGACCTGAAGGGGAAAGCTAAAGTGGCTTTCGGTCAGACGATGGACCTTCACTACACCAACAATGAG TTGGTGATTCCACTGACCACCCAGGACGACCTAGACAAGGCCGTGGAGCTGCTGGATCGCAGTGTTCACATGAAGAGCCTGAAGATCCTCCTGGTGCTCCAGATCTCCTCTCAG AACATGGACCTCCTGCCGTCCCACGAGGAGCTGGACAACACGGGATTCCGAGTCGCTGACAAGAAGACTATGCAGGCCTTGATAG GCTCCCATTCAACGGACCGCAGCTCGCCTCCTCCGGGTTACATCCCCGACGCCCTGCAGCAGGTGGCGAGGAACGGCTCCTTCACCAGCATCAACAGCGAGGGGGAGTTCATCCCTGAGAGCATGGACCAG aTGCTGGACCCGCTGTCTATGAGCAGTCCAGAGAACTCTGCGTCCGGAAGTTGTCCCTCTCTGGACAGCCCACTGGACAG CGACTATCCCAAGTCCAGGATGCCCCGAGCACAGAGCTACCCGGACAACCACCAGGAGTTTCCAG AGTACGACCTCCCGGTGTTTGAGAAGTCGGGGAAAGGCGGGACGTACCCCCGGCGGTACGGCGTTCCCTTCGGCCTCCAGGACTACAGCGACG GGAGGAAGACCTTCCCTCGCGCCCGGCGGACGCAGGTCCACGGCTTCCGCTCGCCCGTCAGCTTCAGCCCGACGGAGCAGTCGCCCAGcgccagcagcggcagcagcgtcTTCACCCCCGACCTGGAGGAGGGCCCGGGGCCCGGCAGGAGGCCCCGCAGGGGCAGCGACATTGAGCCCAACCCCACGCTGTCCGTCATGGACATCAGCCCCCCCAGCCGCT CTCCTCGCGCCCCCACAAACTGGCGGCTGGGGAAGCTCCTGGGACAAGGCGCCTTCGGGCGCGTCTTCCTCTGCTACGACGCAGACACCGGGCGGGAGCTGGCGGTGAAGCAGGTCCAGTTTGACCCCGAGAGTCCGGAGACCAGCAAG GAGGTGAGCGCCCTCGAGTGCGAGATCCAGCTCCTGAGGAACTTGTGCCACGAGCGGATCGTCCAGTACTACGGCTGCCTGCGGGACACCATGGAGCGCACGCTCTCCATCTTCATGGAGTACATGCCCGGC GGCTCCATCAAGGACCAGCTGAAGTCATATGGAGCGCTAACGGAAAACGTGACGCGGCGCTACACGCGACAGATCCTGGAGGGGGTGTCCTACCTGCACAGCAACATGATTGTCCACAGGGACATCAAAG GGGCCAACATCCTCCGGGACTCGGTGGGGAACGTCAAGCTGGGGGACTTCGGCGCCAGTCGCCGGCTGCAGACCATCTGTCTGTCGGGGACGGGCATCATGTCGGTGACCGGCACCCCCTACTGGATGAGTCCGGAGGTGATCAGTGGGGAGGGCTACGGCAGGAAGGCCGACATCtg GAGCGTCGGCTGCACCGTCGTGGAGATGCTGACGCAGCGACCCCCGTGGGCGGAGTTTGAGGccatggcggccatctttaaGATCGCCACCCAGCCCACCAACCCCGTGCTGCCGGCCCACGTGTCGGACCACAGCCGGGACTTCCTCAAGAGGATCTTCGTAGAGACGAAGCAGCGGCCTTCTGCCGACGAGCTACTGAGGCACATCTTCGTACATTAG
- the map3k2 gene encoding mitogen-activated protein kinase kinase kinase 2 isoform X2, translated as MGESSFLASRVNCRAMMMDEQEALNSIMQDLAELHRSSRPSMFLSDLGKPKASSPKNQNDVRVKFEFKGEKRILQFPRPVKLDDLKGKAKVAFGQTMDLHYTNNELVIPLTTQDDLDKAVELLDRSVHMKSLKILLVLQISSQNMDLLPSHEELDNTGFRVADKKTMQALIGSHSTDRSSPPPGYIPDALQQVARNGSFTSINSEGEFIPESMDQMLDPLSMSSPENSASGSCPSLDSPLDSDYPKSRMPRAQSYPDNHQEFPEYDLPVFEKSGKGGTYPRRYGVPFGLQDYSDGRKTFPRARRTQVHGFRSPVSFSPTEQSPSASSGSSVFTPDLEEGPGPGRRPRRGSDIEPNPTLSVMDISPPSRSPRAPTNWRLGKLLGQGAFGRVFLCYDADTGRELAVKQVQFDPESPETSKEVSALECEIQLLRNLCHERIVQYYGCLRDTMERTLSIFMEYMPGGSIKDQLKSYGALTENVTRRYTRQILEGVSYLHSNMIVHRDIKGANILRDSVGNVKLGDFGASRRLQTICLSGTGIMSVTGTPYWMSPEVISGEGYGRKADIWSVGCTVVEMLTQRPPWAEFEAMAAIFKIATQPTNPVLPAHVSDHSRDFLKRIFVETKQRPSADELLRHIFVH; from the exons ATGGGAGAATCCTCTTTCCTGGCCTCCCGGGTCAATTGCCGTGCCATGATGATGG ATGAGCAGGAGGCGCTGAACTCGATCATGCAGGACTTGGCCGAACTGCACCGCTCCAGCCGTCCTTCCATGTTCCTGTCGGACCTCGGCAAACCCAAAGCCTCCTCGCCCAAGAACCAG AACGATGTGAGGGTGAAGTTCGAGttcaaaggagagaagag GATCTTGCAGTTCCCTCGGCCCGTCAAGCTAGACGACCTGAAGGGGAAAGCTAAAGTGGCTTTCGGTCAGACGATGGACCTTCACTACACCAACAATGAG TTGGTGATTCCACTGACCACCCAGGACGACCTAGACAAGGCCGTGGAGCTGCTGGATCGCAGTGTTCACATGAAGAGCCTGAAGATCCTCCTGGTGCTCCAGATCTCCTCTCAG AACATGGACCTCCTGCCGTCCCACGAGGAGCTGGACAACACGGGATTCCGAGTCGCTGACAAGAAGACTATGCAGGCCTTGATAG GCTCCCATTCAACGGACCGCAGCTCGCCTCCTCCGGGTTACATCCCCGACGCCCTGCAGCAGGTGGCGAGGAACGGCTCCTTCACCAGCATCAACAGCGAGGGGGAGTTCATCCCTGAGAGCATGGACCAG aTGCTGGACCCGCTGTCTATGAGCAGTCCAGAGAACTCTGCGTCCGGAAGTTGTCCCTCTCTGGACAGCCCACTGGACAG CGACTATCCCAAGTCCAGGATGCCCCGAGCACAGAGCTACCCGGACAACCACCAGGAGTTTCCAG AGTACGACCTCCCGGTGTTTGAGAAGTCGGGGAAAGGCGGGACGTACCCCCGGCGGTACGGCGTTCCCTTCGGCCTCCAGGACTACAGCGACG GGAGGAAGACCTTCCCTCGCGCCCGGCGGACGCAGGTCCACGGCTTCCGCTCGCCCGTCAGCTTCAGCCCGACGGAGCAGTCGCCCAGcgccagcagcggcagcagcgtcTTCACCCCCGACCTGGAGGAGGGCCCGGGGCCCGGCAGGAGGCCCCGCAGGGGCAGCGACATTGAGCCCAACCCCACGCTGTCCGTCATGGACATCAGCCCCCCCAGCCGCT CTCCTCGCGCCCCCACAAACTGGCGGCTGGGGAAGCTCCTGGGACAAGGCGCCTTCGGGCGCGTCTTCCTCTGCTACGACGCAGACACCGGGCGGGAGCTGGCGGTGAAGCAGGTCCAGTTTGACCCCGAGAGTCCGGAGACCAGCAAG GAGGTGAGCGCCCTCGAGTGCGAGATCCAGCTCCTGAGGAACTTGTGCCACGAGCGGATCGTCCAGTACTACGGCTGCCTGCGGGACACCATGGAGCGCACGCTCTCCATCTTCATGGAGTACATGCCCGGC GGCTCCATCAAGGACCAGCTGAAGTCATATGGAGCGCTAACGGAAAACGTGACGCGGCGCTACACGCGACAGATCCTGGAGGGGGTGTCCTACCTGCACAGCAACATGATTGTCCACAGGGACATCAAAG GGGCCAACATCCTCCGGGACTCGGTGGGGAACGTCAAGCTGGGGGACTTCGGCGCCAGTCGCCGGCTGCAGACCATCTGTCTGTCGGGGACGGGCATCATGTCGGTGACCGGCACCCCCTACTGGATGAGTCCGGAGGTGATCAGTGGGGAGGGCTACGGCAGGAAGGCCGACATCtg GAGCGTCGGCTGCACCGTCGTGGAGATGCTGACGCAGCGACCCCCGTGGGCGGAGTTTGAGGccatggcggccatctttaaGATCGCCACCCAGCCCACCAACCCCGTGCTGCCGGCCCACGTGTCGGACCACAGCCGGGACTTCCTCAAGAGGATCTTCGTAGAGACGAAGCAGCGGCCTTCTGCCGACGAGCTACTGAGGCACATCTTCGTACATTAG
- the cyp27a2 gene encoding sterol 26-hydroxylase, mitochondrial has product MGSLARSLRLSVRCARSPAGTPAGPEPLHRASKHLSAGASSGTAGGLKSIDELPGPSLPTTLYWLFLRGYADKSHLLQGLQRSLYGPIWRSRFGPFDIVNVASPELIAQVIRQEGRYPTRAELPHWKEYRELRGQAYGLHVDTGPEWYRIRSALNPKMLKLREVSAYAPLIQQVVGDLLKRVELLRGGSRDGATVPNVAAELHKFGFEGISSILFETRLGCLREEIPPETQRFINAVNAMMTLSETVLLFPRWSRGLLPLWGRFVRAWDDLYDVARTLIDRRISDLEAQEGRGQPAEGAYLAHLLSSQRLSRAEVYVTVTELLLGAVDTTSNTLSWALYRLARHRGVQDRLHREVSSVCPHRREPGAADLSRMPYLKAVIKETLRIYPVVPGNGRFVAEAEVVVGNYRFPKKTQFHLCHYATCHDEEQFEGAELFAPERWLRPGAGGAACGERTSPRHHPYSFIPFGVGVRACVGKRLAEMEMFLALSRLIQHYDVRPEPADPLVEPKTRTLLIPAKPINLRFLPRA; this is encoded by the exons ATGGGTTCCTTAGCGAGATCTCTGCGGCTCTCCGTGCGCTGCGCCCGGTCCCCAGCGGGCACACCGGCCGGTCCGGAGCCGCTACACCGGGCCAGCAAACACCTGAGCGCCGGGGCCAGCAGCGGCACGGCGGGGGGGCTGAAGAGCATCGACGAGCTGCCCGGTCCCAGTCTGCCCACCACCCTGTACTGGTTGTTCCTCAGAGGATACGCGGACAAGAGCCACCTGCTGCAG GGGCTGCAGAGGAGCCTCTACGGGCCCATCTGGCGTTCCCGCTTCGGCCCCTTCGACATCGTCAACGTGGCGTCGCCCGAGCTCATCGCCCAGGTGATCCGGCAGGAGGGCCGCTACCCGACCAGGGCCGAGCTGCCCCACTGGAAGGAGTACCGGGAGCTGCGCGGGCAGGCCTACGGGCTGCATGTGGa CACGGGACCGGAGTGGTACCGTATCCGCAGCGCCCTCAACCCCAAGATGCTGAAGCTGCGGGAGGTGTCGGCCTACGCCCCCCTCATCCAGCAGGTGGTTGGAGACCTGCTGAAGCGGGTGGAGCTCCTCCGTGGGGGCAGCCGGGACGGGGCCACTGTGCCCAACGTGGCCGCCGAGCTCCACAAGTTCGGCTTTGAAG GCATCTCCTCCATCCTGTTTGAGACGCGGCTGGGCTGCCTGCGGGAGGAGATCCCCCCCGAAACGCAGCGCTTCATCAACGCCGTCAACGCCATGATGACGCTGTCTGAGACCGTGCTGCTCTTCCCCCGCTGGAGCCGCGGCCTGCTCCCCTTGTGGGGGCGCTTCGTCCGGGCCTGGGACGACCTTTACGACGTGG CTCGGACCCTCATCGACCGGAGGATCAGTGACCTGGAGGCTCAGGAGGGGCGGGGCCAGCCGGCGGAGGGCGCGTACCTCGCCCACCTGCTGTCCTCTCAGCGGCTGAGCAGAGCCGAGGTCTACGTCACCGTCAccgagctgctgctgggggcCGTCGACACG ACCTCCAACACCCTGTCGTGGGCCTTGTACCGGCTGGCGAGGCACCGGGGGGTCCAGGACCGGCTGCACAGGGAGGTGAGCTCCGTGTGCCCCCACCGACGGGAGCCCGGCGCCGCGGACCTGAGCAGGATGCCGTACCTGAAGGCCGTGATCAAGGAGACGCTACG CATTTACCCCGTGGTGCCCGGGAACGGGCGCTTCGTGGCCGAGGCCGAGGTGGTCGTGGGGAACTACAGGTTCCCAAAGAAG actcAGTTCCACCTGTGCCACTACGCCACCTGTCACGATGAGGAGCAGTTTGAAGGGGCGGAGCTCTTCGCCCCGGAGCGCTGGCTCCGCCCCGGCGCGGGCGGCGCTGCCTGCGGGGAGAGAACCTCCCCCCGCCACCACCCGTACAGCTTCATCCCCTTTGGGGTGGGGGTGCGGGCCTGCGTGGGGAAGAGGTTGGCGGAGATGGAGATGTTCTTGGCTCTGTCCAGG CTCATCCAGCACTACGACGTGCGGCCGGAACCCGCAGACCCGCTGGTGGAGCCCAAGACTCGGACCCTGCTCATCCCGGCAAAGCCCATCAACCTCCGCTTCCTGCCCCgagcctga